Genomic DNA from Blastopirellula sediminis:
CTGCTGGAACGTGCTTTGGACGAGACTTCTCCCTGGTAAGTGCGTGTAGGTGGTTGAAAAGGGGGCGGGATGTTTGATATCCTATCCTCCTTCCACTCAGCACTAAGTTTTGAAGCGGGGCCTTAAGCGGCCCTGAAACGTCCGGAGAAGTTCGTGGGAACGAAGAAAACGGGAAAAGGTCGGCGGAAAATCGGTCGTAAGAAGCGTCGCATGCGTGCGAAGATTCGTCACCGCAAGAAGTAATTCGTTCGCCGAATTGCCTTTCCAAACAAACCAATGCAAATTGCCGAAAGCGGCGGCCGAACGGTCGTCGCTTTGTGCTGCGCGGACCGGTAATCCGCTTGGCTGAGTTCCCTCTTAGGAAGGGGGAGCTGCCAGCTCTTTTTTCTCGGTCTGGTTGTACCGGAAGATCGCCCTTAACGCCCCAACTGCTATAATCTAGCTAGTCGTCAGGGGTTTCTTTAACGTTTCGCTTACCTAGCGAAATTAGTGGGGCCATGCGGGGCGGTTCTGAATAAATTTAAAGAGGCGTCTTATCCTCGCTTGTCTTGACGCCGAAGTGATCTCCTCGCTTTTCGTAGAATTTCGAACGTCCATGCTTCGAACACCCGCTAGGCCGACCTGCGCCAAGCTGGCCGCAATGATTGCAGCCATAGCGTGCTTGCTGTATGCGGGTATCGCCGCCGCGCAGACGACGCCCGCGCCCGGCGCCGCTCGGGCCACGGTCGAAGACAATGGTTCGACCCTCTTTTATCTCCGACAAGCCAACGGCGAGTATCAGTTCGTTCCCGAGGCGTCGTATGAGGAATATCGAAAGTGGTTCGACGAAATCCGGACGAAGACGGGAGCTAACAGTCCCCCCAAATACTTGCTGAAACTGGTCGACGTCACCGGCGAAGCGAAAAACGGCTACGTCGAACTCGATCTGACCTATCACTTCGAGCTGCTTGAGAAGGGGTGGATTAAGGCTTCGCTCGGATTGGCGGGGGCCGCGATCCACGAGTCGCCGACCATGTCGGACGATTCGCGTTGTTACAGCGAACCCGATCCAAGCACCGGCAAATACGTCCTCTGGATGCGGAACGATTCAGAAGAAGAGTCCCATTTGGTCCAAGTCCGCGTGAAAGCCGCGGTTCGTACCGAAACGAACGGCGATGACGTTCGTTTTACTTTGAACGTGTCGTCGGCGGTGCAGTTCCAAATGAAGCTGACGCTTCCGCCGGACGTGCTTGCAACGGCGACCAGTAACGCCCTTGGTACGGCGACCGGCAGCGCCATCGTCACTTCCACCGAAAAGACCGACGAGGGGACGATCGTCACGGTCGAAACGTCTGGCGGCAGCACGCTGCAAATGAACTGGGGTCCCAATCGCCGTGCGATGCAGGACGACGCGCCGATTCTACGCGTCGTTGGCGATATCGAGGCGACGATCGAAGACGATTTGCAGATGAAGACCACCGCCAATCTGCAAGTGACGTCCCTCAACGGCGTGCCGATCGATTCGTTCGATATTCGGATCGCCGACGACGCCGATTGGTTTCCTCCTTCGCAAACGGTCGACTATCAACTGCGCGAAGTTTTTCTGCCGCAAGGGGAAGGGCTCGAACAACGCTACATCCGCGTCGAATTTGTGGCGAACAACGCGAACAAGGCCCAGACGCGCGAGATCGAGTTGAAGACCCGTCAGGCCGGGATCGCCGACGCAAAGGAGAATCGGATTACCGCGGGACTGTTCGACGTCTGGCAGGCGAAAGAGCAGGAAGGACATCTCCGGCTGAACTACAGCGAAAATGTGATCGCCAACTGGAGCATGCGAAACTATCGCCGTGAAGCGGTTGCCGAAGGGCAGGAAGAGCGAGCCGCATTTTCTTACGCCGCGCAACCGGCCGAACTTGAGATCAAAGCGACCACGAATCAGCCGACGCTGCAGGCGACCAGCGCCAATTATCAATTGGTGATCAATGAGTCGGTCGCCCAAGTCGACGCCGATTTCATTTTCTCGGTCCCCAAGTCGTACAGCGAGCCGATCCGGTTTGATCTGAACGGTTGGCAAAGCGTCGTGAAGTTCAAAGAGAGCGACGTCGATTGGGCGCAGGTCGAAACGGTCGGCGACGAGTGGATCGTGCCGCTGCTGACCGCAGAAATGGACCGCACCAACTCCGCGGCGCGGTTGGCGCGCGTCTCCCTCACGGCTACGTTTCCCTTGAAGGCCGACGAAAAGGGGATCGCCTCACTGCCGATGATCCGTCCGCAGATCGCGCGACCTACGGCCGCTTCGATCACGATCCTGACCGCTCCCAATTTGAAAGTTGATCCGGACTTCACCGCCGATTCCCCTTACCAATTGGACGTGCTGGCTCAGGACGAAAACGTCGGCTCGCAGAAGCTTTACCTGCGGATGAATCCGACCGAGCAAATGCAGTCGCTCCGGTTAGCGCTGGAGAAGATCGACCAGCAGTTGTTCGTTGTGCCGCGGGCGGCGATCGATATCGAACCGCCGCTGCAGTCGCTCGAAACGACGCCGCTCGATTCGCGTTGCCAGGTGGTGCAGACGTTTAAGATCAATGCGTTTTACGGCGGCATCGGCAATCTGTTGCTGCATGGCGCGCCCCGTTCGGCACTGGCCGATCTGGTGATCCGGTTGGATGGCGAAGAGGTTGGGTACGCTCAACTGCAGTCGCCGCCGGACGGAACGGAATCGGCTCTACGCATTGACGTCTTGGGGCAACCGTCCGAAGCGGAACTGACCATCGAGTACAAGGTGAGTTCGCCCGGCGCCGCGCTGGCCAGTTCCGGCGAAATGGCGCCGATGATCACGACCATTCCGCTGGTTTGGCTCGCGACGGAACCGTCGTCGTCGGGCCCGGTCAAAATGGTCGTGCGTCCTACCGAACTGACGATTTCGTCACACTCGGGGATCAACGTCGTTGCGCCTGATCCAGCCTGGGCCGAAGTTCGCAGCGACAGTCCCAACGTGTTGCTGCAATTGGAATCGGTCGCGACCAGCGAAAACGCTGCGCCAACTGCCGTCACCCTCGAGTTCTCAAAACGACCAGGCGGAGTCGGCGATTTGCGGACACGCGTCAAACGGTGCTGGATCCAGGATGCGTTGACGTCAGACCATCGACGGACGCGGGCTTGTTTCCTGTTGCAGACGCGTCAGCCGACGCTGACGCTTCAGCTTCCCGCGGGAGTGGAAACGTACGAAACGAATTGGAAGTCGCGGCAAGTCGCCAACGAGGATGGTCGCATCACGCTGCAGATTGATCCGTCGGAACTGTCGCATACGACGGCGATGGACACGCTGGAAGTTTGGTACGAGATCGAAGACAAGGGTCTGGAAAGCGGCCAGCCGCTGGAGCCTCCCGTTTTGGAAGAAGCGGTCTTCCTGGAGCCGGTCTACTATCAGCTCGCCTGTCCGAGCGACTGGTTCTGTCTTTCGGCGCCGGGGCTGACGGAAGAAATGAACTGGGAGTGGACCGGAGGAAGCTACATGCCGGTGGAGCGGATCCATCAGGATCGGCTGGAAAGCTGGGCCGGCGCCAGCAATCAAAGAGAGTTCCCCCCGGGCATGAGCCAATATCTCTACAGTTCGATCGGCGCTCCGAAAGCGATCGAGCCGTGGTTCGTCCGGCGGCGAACCTTAATGGCTGCATTTGGCGGGATCACGTTGACGCTGGGACTGGGGCTCTTCTACTTGCCTCAGATGCGGCGTGCGTCGGTGGTCGGCGTGTTGGTCGCTGCTGCTGCGGCGATGGCGATTTTCTACCCGCATCATGCGGTACTGATCGGCGGCATGGCGGCAGTCGGTCTGGCCTGCAGCTTGTTTTCGATCGTCCTCTATTTCGCGCTCGGAACGCGTCGGCCGTCACGCACGGTGGTGCGTCGCGCCGGTTCCGAATCGCAAGTGCGCGCCTTGCCGCCGGAGCCGCCCGAACCGGTTTCGACCCAGGCCGGATCCGCATTGCTGAAGTCGTCGTCGGCGGAGGCGTAACCGATGCGGCCATTCGCGCTAATCATCTTTGCGCTGTCGTTCACGGCGAGTTTGGGCTCCTTCGCTTGGGGCGATGATGCCGTTCCTGCGATCGAGTACCGCCGTCTTTACGTGCCGGTCGGACAGGAAAAGCTCTGGCCGCGCAACGGGTTTATCTACGCCCCGGTGATTCGGCTCAGCGATTTTGAAAACGCCGTGAAAGCGATTCATGAATCGCGTGGCGGTCCGAGCGACGTCGCCCGCATTCGTCGGACGGAATTGGTCGGCCGCGTCACCGAAACGATGCTCGAAGGGGAAGCGACGTTTGAATTGTCGCTCGCCAACGAGGACTTTGGGCAGACGCAGCAGTTCGTTTCGTTTCAGGGGACGAATCTCGAGTTCTCGCCGCTCGAAACGCTCGCGCCGATGTCGATATCCAATCAAACGACGATCAGTCGTCCCGGCCTCAGCGACGGCGAGGTCGGCATCTGGGCGACGCAAGCCGATCCAAAATTTCGCTGGCGAGCGGTCTCGTCCGAGTCGGGAGAGTTTTCGCTCCGCTTGCCCCCGGCCGGTTCGTCGAGCTTGCGGCTTCAGATGGGCGCTGATCAACAAGTGCAAGCCGATGTCGGCATCGTACAGGAAGTCGTTTCCGAGGATGAAGAAAAGCCGAGCGAGTGGTTGTTGCTGCCCGACGCGCTGGGGCAGATCAAGTTCCGCATTGTCGATCGTCGCGACTCCAACAGCGCGTCGCCGGTCCATGTCGCGCAGCACGCCAGATATGACGTGGGGGCTGCGAGCATCTCGGTCGCGACTCGTTTTATTTGCGTCTCGACCGCCGAGCCGCTGCGGAAGTTTGAACTCTGGAGCGATGCGCGGCTTATCTTGACCGGCGTCCATCTGTTCGACTCGCAGCGACGACCGCAACCGGTCGCCTGGGAGCAATCGCCGCCGAATGAAGGGGGAAAACGCCGACTCACCATTCGTTTGCCTGACAACGACCAGCGTCTGTCGGAGTTTGAGTTCACCGGCGTCGTTCCGGTCGAAAGTTCTCCTACGCGACTGAAGGCGCCTTTGTTGTCGGTCGATGCGGCGATGTGGCAAGAAGGCGAGGTGACCATCGCGCCTGGGGACGATTGGCGAATCACGACTCTGGACGCTCGGCAGGCGAAGCAGGTCGGTTTTGATCCGCAAAACGAACAGGAACAGACGGCCCAGTTCGTCTTGTTCACTCCTTCCTCGTCGATTGAATTCGCCCTGACGCGAGTTGAACCTCACTTGCACTTCCTGGTCGGAAACTCGGTCAAAATCGGACCGACGAAAATCACCGCCAATACCACCGCGACCGTTTCCTTGGCGGAGGGAGAAACGCTTGACCTCGAGTTTGGGCTGCTCGGCGGTTGGAACGTCGACTCGTTGACGACCGAACCGGCGGCCAAGGCGATGCTCGATCGCTGGTATGTCGATGACGACGGCAAGTTGATTGTGCGTTTGAAAGAGCCGATCTCCCCTTCGCAGGCGGTGACGATTAACGCTCGGTTTTCGCGTCCTCGTCGCGAATCGGAAGTCGGATACGATACTCGCAAATTGAAGCCGATGCAGCTTGACGGTGAAATCCAGGCCGACTGGATTCGCGTTTCCGCGGATGAGACGATCGAACTTCGTCCTTCGCCCGAATCGGCTGAATTGCTGATCGATCCCGCTTCGCTTTCTGAAGGGACGAAACTACTGCTGCCAGGCGAAACGCCCCCTAGTTCGCTCCTGTTCGCATCACGTTCGCCCCGTTACGGAGATCCGGTCGTCCTGGCCGTGCCGAAGCGCGTCGGCTACAAAGTCGCGATTCATTGCGACGTGCTGCTGCGCGATGAGGATATGAAGGAGCGAATTCAAATCGAGATCGGCGGCGCTGGAGATTTCAACGAACCGATTCTGTTGCATGCGACCGAAGCGGCCAAGGAGTTGACGAAATGGCGACTCAGCGACGGAGGGGACGTCGTCTGCACGCCGCTAGTGAACAAGGGCGCCGCCACGTCGAAGTTGGCGGCGTACGAGTTGCGGTTGCCTCCCGGGACTCGCTTGCCTGCGACCTTGACGACCGATATCACGCGACCAATTTCCGACGGTGCGACGCCTATTTTGCTCGCGACGCCGCAAGTGGCGACGCAGACCAATCAGCTTGATATCGCCGCCCCTCGTTCCTGGCGATTAACGGTCGGCGAAGCGTTTCCGCTGTCGCCGATCTACGACAACAAATCGCCGAGCGAAGACCATTTGCAGAATCGCGAGTTCCGGTATCGCGGCGTCGACGTCTCGCGCGTCAGCGACGAGTTGGGAGGGGGCCCCGTCGTCAAGATCGACGCCAAGCCGCTCGACTTGGCGCCCTATGCGGAGCTGGCCGAATATCGATTCGATCTGCGGCGCGATTCGGTGCTGGTCGACGCCGACTTCCGTTTGATCGCCGCGAGCGCCGGCGAATTGCAGTTTGGCTTTCCCACCGGCTGCCGCTTGTTGGCGGTGAAGCTCGATGGTCATCCGGTCGTCGAGACGTCGCTCGGAGAGGGCCTGTTCGCCGTGAAAGTGCAAGGAGGAGCTCGTCCGCAAGTTTGCTCGATCCGTTACGAATCGACCGCTCCCAGCTTTCCGCTGTTTCGCCCGTTCGTGTTGCGGCGGCCAACGACCAGCTTCGCCATTTTGCAATCGACGTCGCAGGCCGTGACGTCGCAGCTGACGTTCTACACTTGGAATAAATCGCTTTCGGCTCACCTGCGAAGCATGTTTTTGCATGGTCTCTACGCTCGCTCCGGCAACGGCGCAGAGCGTCATTCGATGGAGTTGGCAGGTTCGACGTCGTCGATCTGGGCGGTTGATCCGCAGCAGATCGTTTCGTTGGGTTATGCACTCTTGGGAATCTCATTCTTGACCGGTTGGCTGGTTCCACGGTGGCGGGTCGGTTTGTTGATCGCGGCCCTAGGCGTCGCCTTTGCGGCGATCGTGCTGCCAACGACGCTGGCGCCGATCACCGCCGGAATTTTGCAAGGATTGATCGCTGGCTGCATCGTCCGCTGGTTCGCGACTTCGTGGCACGAGGTCGAAGCCAGCGACTCACGGAATGCCCGCTCTGCCGCTGGGATGTTGTTCGTGCTGGCCGTGCTGTTGCCGAGCGGTTCGCTCTTCGCGCAGCAACCAGCCGCCGCCGAAGCGAAGCCGGTCGCCTATCCAATTTGGATCCCGATTGACGCCGATAAGAAACCGACTGGCGACGTCTACTTGCCGCAGCCGCTCTACGATTACCTGTTTACCGCTTCCAAGAGTCCGATCTATACGCCGCTTCCGGTCGACGTGACGGCGGCGTCGTGGCGGATTTCCCCTCCCACAGCGAACATGCCCGATACGTTCAGCGTCGCTGGGCTATTCGATATCAGTTCGACGGTGAATGGGACGACTTTCGCATTTCCGCTGAGCGCTGATTTCCTCGCCGGAGTGCAATCGGTCCTGGTCGACGAGATCCCGCTGTCGATGATCGATCTCGCCGAGAAAAAAGAGTTGAGCGTCATGTTTGACGACGCTGGCGATCATCGCGTGAAGATCGTCGCCCAGCTTCCGGCTGATCGGACCGTGTCGTGGGAGACGCCTCCTTGCTTGAACGCCGAATTGCGTTATGAGTCGATCGCCAGCAAGCCGATCGCCGAGATTCTCGCCGATGGCAAGCCGCTGCCGTTTGAGTCCCTTTCGACCTTCACCAGTATTCCGCTCGGAGCGGTCCGCAAGATCGGTTGGGCGCCCAACGCCGATTCGAACGACGGTCGATTCCATGCGCGCCAAGTCGATCTGCTGCAATTGGGGCAACCGTCGCCAACGCTGATCAGCCGTCTGCAGCTGACGCCGATCAGCGGCGAAATAAGAACTTGTCGCGTTCAATTCGATCCCCGCTTGCGTTGGAACGAAGTCAAAACCCCCGGCGTTTCGATCGAAGTCGCGGGAAATGAACTGATGGCGACGTTTGAGCCGCCGGTCGCCGAGCCGGTGGCGCTGGAACTTTCGTTTACGCTTGACCAATCGAACGGCATAGGCGCGTTCGACCTTCCGAACGTCTCCGTTACCGACGCCGAAACGACGCAGCGCTGGGCCGCGATTGCGGCGCCGACTAGCGTTGAGGCGGTCTGGAGAAAAGATGCCAGCAGCTTGGCGACCGTGACTACCCCTGAGTTTATCGATGCGTGGCCCGTGCCGATCGACGGCCTACGCCGCGCATTTGATCTGAGCAACGAATCGACCACTCCGGCTATCGTCGATGTGACGCCGGTTCCGTCGAAGCTGTTCATCACGGCCAACGAGTACGTTCATGTCGGCTCGCTCACGTCCGACTATCGGCTCGACTTGCAGATCGAAACGCTCGCAGGCGAGGTTTCGTCGTTGGCGCTCGAAATGACGCCTGGCTGGAAGGTCGATGACGTCTCGTTTATCTCGGACGGCGTGGTTCGTAATGTCGTCTGGCAATATGACGAGCCGACCTCTCGGTTGTCGCTCTTTTTCGCCTCGCCGCTGCGGGCGCTGGCCGAAATTCGCATCCAAGGGCATTTCGCCACTGATCTGGCGGCCGCGCTAAAGGTGAAGGTGCCGCGCGTCATCGACGCTCAGATCGATTCTTCCTATTTGCATATCTCCCACGACCCGGACGTTCGTCTGCGGCGATTGCCGGAGATCGGCCCGGCGATGTTTGACACTGCGGCCAGCGAAGCGGCGCCGCCGTTGGAATCAGGGCAGGGGCAGTCGTTCGGCAGTTTTCGCGTGCTGGACCCCAAAGGGGTCATGCAGTTAACCGTCCAGCGCAACAATGTTGAGCTCGGGGGAGAGATGCTGCTCTCCGCCAAGGGAGGCGAAGACGGCTGGACGGTGCGAGTCGACTGTCGCCTACGACTGAAACGAACCGTCCCCGATCTGATCGAGTTTCTCGCTCCAGCCAATTACCAGCTGAAAACGAGTTCGCTGATCGGATTCGACGTCACGCAGCGGCCGCTTGGCGCCGCAGGCGTCATCTGGCAGTTGCGTCCGCTGCGTCCCCTGCCGGATGAATTTCAGCTGAGTCTGATCGCCGACGTCGAGACGCCGAACATCGGCGACTTGGTGATTCGGCCGGTTCGCCTGTTGGGCCAATACCCGCCGCAATATGTCGCGGTCCCCCGTTCGTTTAACTCGCAGCAAATCGTGTGGGGGACGCGTGAACTGCAATCGGTCGCGTTTCCGGACAGTTGGTTCGCGATGCACGTCCCGGCTGGAAGCCAGGTCTATCAGTCGCTCTCTGGCAGTTATGAGTGCCGCGTCGCCGGACTATTGCCGACCGAAGAGACGCCGCGCGTCGTGGCGTTGCAGCACGATGTGAAGGTGGCGGCCGAACCGAATTACCTGACGACGACGTCGATTTATCTTTCTCCGGAAGGGAGCGACTTCTTTACGTTTCGACTGCCTGCCGGAGCGAAGCTCCTGGCGACGTCGATCGAAGGGAAGGTGGTCGCCGCTGAATCGGACGCTGAGGGAGCGGTGACGGTCCCGCTGTTGTCCCGTTCGCTAACGCAAAAGCTTGTCGTTTCATACGTTTACCCGGCGGCGACGCCTGGGGCTCGCGATCTCGACGTGATTACGTTCGACTCGCGTACGACGACGCCGACCCCGATTTGGCGAATCGAGAGCCAGCACCCACTGCAATGCGATTTTGATCCGCTCACCGTCGTTGAGTGGCGTACCGATCGCTTCACCGAGGCCTGGCGCCGCTGGAAGCGGGGGATTCGTGACAGCGACGCTTCGGCAGTCGAGATCGCCGCTTGGAAAAAACGGCGTTTGCAGGAAGCCGATAACGCCTGGCACGCACTGGCCGCGTTGCTCATGGAAGTTCAAGGAGAACACTTTGACCCGCAGCGACATTTCAGTGAGATCACCTCTGGCGATGAGCTGACCCTGTTGCAGTCGGAGGTCGCCAAGGCCGGGATCGAGCCGCAGTCAACTCCCGAAGTTTGGAGCGACGTGTTGTACGGTAAAGCGGACGCAGTGCGTCTGAGCCGGAAACCGGCGACGTGGGATTTCGATTGGCGGCGGCCGTTGTTGCTCATCGGCGGTTTGCTAGCGTCGCTGTTGCTACTCACCCTGATTTGGCGTCAGCCGGAATGGCTCGAATTGTCGGCCGCTTGGATGTCGCGTTGGCCGCACGCCTTGGGAGCGGCCGCAGGAATCGCGTGGGGGCTGTTTCTGCAGCCTGCGTTTGTCGGCTGGATCATTGCGGCGGTCTTTGTGCTGGCCGCCTCTCCGCTACGTCTGGCGCGGAATGGAGGGAACGATTCCGGAAGGTCTTTTCTGGGGAAACTTGAACGTAGCGTCAGCAAATCTCGACGCTAGCGTCCGTTTGCGGGGAATTTCGCAACGTTGTACTTTTCCGGCGGCCGATACTTCATCTTGGCGGATTGAATCCGATTTGTTACCGTACCTGCTCCAATTTGATTTCGGGATGAACGACATCATCTTCTGATTCTGCTGGCTAACATGGAAGGAGGCCGGAATGATTCTCTCTGGACTACGAGAACTGCCGGTTCACATTCGATGGATGATCCGCCGCGACATGGCGGAAGTGTTGCAGATTGAACGCGCCAGTTTCGAGTTTCCCTGGGGGGAAGACGACTTCATTCAATGCCTTCGCCAGCGCAACTGCATCGGCATGGTGGCCGAGCATGACGAGCGCATCGTCGGCTTCATGATTTATCAGCTTCATCGCACGCGTCTGCACGTGATGAACTTTGCGGTCGATCCGGCCTGCCGTCGCCTGGCGATCGGCTCGCAGATGGTCGCCAAGCTGGCCAGCAAATTGTCGCCGCATCGCCGGTCGCAGATCTTGTTGGAAGTTCGCGAGACGAACCTCGACGCCCAGCTCTTCTTCCGCAAAGAAGGTTTCCGGGCGATCTCGGTCCTACGAGATTTTTACGAAGACACGACCGAAGACGCTTACCTGATGCAATATCGGTTCCAGCAACCGGTCGAAGCCGAAACCGCGTCGCCGATCGCTCGGCTGGCCGGTTAACGCCCGTTCGCAAAACGAAATATCCGCAAGAGACGCATCGATTCGAGGCGTCTTTTGCATTTCTTGTCCTTCCAGCGGCGGTCGCTCTGTAGCGGGGAGTCAGCGCAGGTTATGCGCGATACGCGGACCGGCGCGATTAGTCGGGTTGGAAGGAACGAAAACGACCGATTCCTATCGCGGCAGTCCGTATCCAGGACGAAAACGAGCGTAGGTTATTAATAGCTACAGCCCGTTCTCGCCTATTCGCAGATCTATGCTCCGCGTTGTTGAAATAAACGAAATCGAAGCCTTGGCGACGATACGCGCCAACTGGCGGAAGTTATGGCTCGAGACTCCGTACGCGAGCTTCTTCCAAACGCTGGATTGGCTTCGAATTTACTGGCGGCATTTTGGCCGCGATCAACATCTGCGCGTTCTGGTGGTCCTGGAAGCGGAGCAGATTATCGGCATCGTTCCGCTGACGGTCGTCGTTGAGTCGACTCGGTTGGGGAACGTTCGCGTGTTGACCTATCCGCTCTCGGAATGGGGAAGCTACTACGGACCGCTGGGCGTCGATCGACACAAGGTCCTTGGCGCCGCATGCCGCCATCTGCGGGAGACTCCCCGCGATTGGGATCTGTTCGATCTCCGCTGGGTGCCGATCGACGACATCGAAGAAGATCATTCGTATGGCGCCATGTCGAGCGGCGGACTCGCCCCGCATCGCGGCGTTTGGAACGAAACGTCGCTGATTGATCTGCCGGAGAGTTGGGAAAAATACCTGGGGACGCGCAGTCCGAAGTTTCGGAGCGAGATTCGTCGCAAGACGCGGCGGATTCGGCGTCAGGGGCGGATGGAAATGGTCCGCTACCGACCTGCCGGTCTCGCGGCTGGCGACGGTGATCCCCGTTGGGATCTCTTCGGTCAGGCGTATCACATCGCATTGTCCAGCTGGCAAGGATCGGCCCATACCGGCAACACCCTTTCGCAGCCCGACGTGAGCGGCTTCTTTCGGGAAACGCATAAGGCCGCGGCCGAACTGGGGATGCTCGATCTCTGCCTGATCTACGTGGATGGTCGACCAGCGGCGTTTCTTTACAACTATCATCGCTGCGGCGACGTTTATGGACTGCGCCGCGGCAGCATGCCGGAGATCCACGAACTGGGGATCGGCACGGTGGCGACCGCGTTGACGATCGAAGATAGCTGCAACCGCCGCGATCGTTTGATCGACCTGGGCGCCGGATCGATTCACGCCAAGCGGAGTTGGCTGACGCGACTCGCCCCGATTGGCCGCGTGACCCATTACCCGTCGTTTGAGCCGAAAAGCCAGATGCTACGGCTGACGCATTGGTGGAAGAACGGCCGCCCGACCCGAAACGCCGATCAGACCCGAGCCCAGCAAACGGCCGATTTGCTGTAGCAGCATCGGCGAAAACTAGCCCGCAGCGCAACAGCTTTTTGCACGAGTCGCTCTAAGTCGCTTGCGGTTTTCGCCGTTTGAGGCCGTTGAGGATCAGTTTGGCTTGGACCCAGCGGCGGACGCGGCGGTAGGTTCTGGCCCAGGCCGGTAGGCATGCGAGCCCGCCGCCCCAATTCGTTAAGTTGCCGAAGAAGCGTTCGATCGCCACGCGTTCGTCCAGGATCTGTTGCGCGATTCGCGGATCCGAGTCTTCCAGAATTTCCTTCGAACGCAGTCGGCCGGCCGTTTGCGGACGATGCCCGAACCCTTTGCCTGGTCCGTAACGACGCGGGGCGATCAGTTCAATGTCGCCCCGCTCGTCGCAGATGTCGAACAGCTTATTCGAGTCGTAGTTGCCGTCCGCGACCAGACGTCCTTGGATGGTTGTGGTACGCAGTATTCGGCGAGCGATCTCCCGTTCGTCGTCCTTCATCGACGCCATTCTCCAGTCGCCGATCGTGCCGTCTTTTCCGAAGATTAAGTGCAGTTTGTAGCCTTTCGCTTTACCGCCGGTCGCTCGACCGTACGTCGCTTGCTTGTCTTTCGAGCAGCCGCTGATCGCGAGGGGCTTGCCGTCGATAAACCAGGTTCGACACGCGGTCGACGTAGATCTCAGCACGCGATCTTCAACCTCTTTGAGAAACGAACGGACGTCATGCGAACGCATGCGACGCGACATCGTCGCGTTCGACGGCAACCGTTGACGTCGCTCATGAATCGGCCAGTTCTCGCGTTCGCAGGCCCAACTAATCGGGCGGTCATGAATCACCGCCCAGAACCAAACCCGCACGACCTCGATGACGGTAAACGTGCTGCGCGGATCAAACCGCGGCTTGCCAATCTCGCGAAACGCAGCGAGAATCGATCTCCAGAGTTGGCGTTCCATGCTCGGTCTCGTTCTTAGTGGTATTTGAAAGAGACTAACATGAACGCCAACTTCTTTTTGCGCAATACCTTATCGCGACTGGCGCAAAAAGCTGGCAAGCGAGGGAATGCGTGCGCAAATTTAATGGCAGTGCTGCACTTCTAATTGCTTCCAAAAGAAGAAGCCAAGACCAAGCGTCGTTGA
This window encodes:
- a CDS encoding GNAT family N-acetyltransferase, producing the protein MATIRANWRKLWLETPYASFFQTLDWLRIYWRHFGRDQHLRVLVVLEAEQIIGIVPLTVVVESTRLGNVRVLTYPLSEWGSYYGPLGVDRHKVLGAACRHLRETPRDWDLFDLRWVPIDDIEEDHSYGAMSSGGLAPHRGVWNETSLIDLPESWEKYLGTRSPKFRSEIRRKTRRIRRQGRMEMVRYRPAGLAAGDGDPRWDLFGQAYHIALSSWQGSAHTGNTLSQPDVSGFFRETHKAAAELGMLDLCLIYVDGRPAAFLYNYHRCGDVYGLRRGSMPEIHELGIGTVATALTIEDSCNRRDRLIDLGAGSIHAKRSWLTRLAPIGRVTHYPSFEPKSQMLRLTHWWKNGRPTRNADQTRAQQTADLL
- a CDS encoding transposase, whose protein sequence is MERQLWRSILAAFREIGKPRFDPRSTFTVIEVVRVWFWAVIHDRPISWACERENWPIHERRQRLPSNATMSRRMRSHDVRSFLKEVEDRVLRSTSTACRTWFIDGKPLAISGCSKDKQATYGRATGGKAKGYKLHLIFGKDGTIGDWRMASMKDDEREIARRILRTTTIQGRLVADGNYDSNKLFDICDERGDIELIAPRRYGPGKGFGHRPQTAGRLRSKEILEDSDPRIAQQILDERVAIERFFGNLTNWGGGLACLPAWARTYRRVRRWVQAKLILNGLKRRKPQAT
- the rimI gene encoding ribosomal protein S18-alanine N-acetyltransferase; the protein is MILSGLRELPVHIRWMIRRDMAEVLQIERASFEFPWGEDDFIQCLRQRNCIGMVAEHDERIVGFMIYQLHRTRLHVMNFAVDPACRRLAIGSQMVAKLASKLSPHRRSQILLEVRETNLDAQLFFRKEGFRAISVLRDFYEDTTEDAYLMQYRFQQPVEAETASPIARLAG